Part of the Streptomyces sp. RFCAC02 genome is shown below.
ACCTGCCGGAGCCGCTCGCGCGTGCCACCGTGCACGCCGTCTTCGGGCTGCTGAACTCGACACCCCACCTGTCACGGCCGAGCGCGCTGCCGTCCCGCGAGGGGACGGCGGCGCTGCTGCGGCGGCTGGCGCACGCCGCGTTCGCCGCGGCGGCCGACGGCTGAACCGCCGGCCGCCGCCCCGGCCGTCAGGCCGTCAGCTCCTGCCGGAGTGCGTCCCGCAGGCGGGCGGCGCGGCGCGACACCTCGTCCGGCCCCAGCTCCATGGCGCGCGTGCACCAGCTCCCGCCCTCGGCGAGGTCGCCCCGGCGCGAGGCCATCAGCGCGAGCCGCAGCGCGGCACGCCCGTGCCCGGCCTCGGCGGCACGGCGCCACCACAGCGCGGCCTCCGGCTCACTGCCCTCGCGCGCCAGCAGCAGCCCGAGGTTGAACGCGCCGTTGCGGCTGCCCGCCTCGGCCGCCGCCCGGTACCAGCGGGCGGCCTCGTCCACCTCGTCCCGCGCGGCCGCGCACATGCCGAGCTTGACCTGTGCCCGGCGGTGACCGTGCTCGGCGGCCCGGCGGTACCAGTCCTCGGACTCGGCGTCGCCGCGCCGCTCCAGCAGCACCGCGAGCCGGAACGCGCCCTCGACGCTGTCGCCCTCGGCGGCCTGCCGCAGATACGTCTCGGCACGGGCGGAGTCCGCGTCGTCGCCGGAGCGCAGCAGCTCGACCGCCACCTGCAGGGCCGCCTCGGCGTGCCCGTCGTGCGCGGCCTGCTCGTACCAGTGCCGCGCGCGCTCGGTGTCACCGCGCCCCGCGTGGAGGATGCCCAGGTTGAACGCGGCGTCGATGCTGCCCGCCTCGGCCGCCTTGGAGAACCACGGCTCGGCCCCGTCCGCGTCGCCGCGCTGCAGCAGCAGGACGGCCAGCGCGTTGGCCGCCTCGCGGTGCCCGGCGTACGCGGCGCGCCGGTACCACTGCTCGGCCTGCTCCGTGCGGCCCTGCCCGGCGCACAGCAGCGCGAGGTTGAACGCGCCGTTCATGTCGCCGGCGTCGAGGGCCGCGCGGTACCAGCGGTGGGCCTCCTGGCGCTCACCGCGCTCCGCGTGCAGGGCGCCGAGGGCGTTGGCCGCGGGGCCGTCGCCGTCACGCGCCGCGCACCACCACCAGCGCTCGGCGCCGACCTCGTCGCCCGCGTCCCGCAGCAGGAAGCCGAGGGCGCTGGCCGCACGGGCCTCGCCCGCCTCGGCCGCCTCCAGGTACCAGCGCTGGGCCTCCCCGACCTCGCCGCGCTCCTCCAGCAGCCCGCCCAGACGCAGCGCGGCACGCCGGTGCCCGCGCGCGGCGGCCTGCCGGAACCACGGCTCGGCCTCGGCGCCGTCCCGCTCGGCGAGCAGGACCGCGTACCGGTAGGCGCCCTCGCGGTGCCCCCGCTCGGCGGCGGCGCGGAACCAGGCGCGCGCCTCCGGCGCGCCCCGGTGGTCGAGCAGGTCGGCCAGCGCGTAGGCGCCGGACGCGTGCCCCGATTCGGCGGCCTGCCGCAGCCAGTACTCGGCGGCCGCCTCGTCACCGCTCTCGCGGTGCCGGCGCCCCAGGGCGTGGGCGGCGGGCGCGGATCCCGCCACGGCGGCGATGCGCCACCACTCGGCGGCCTCGTCACCGCGGCCGGACTGGTGCAGCAGTACTCCCAGGTTGTTCGCCGCGGAACGCTCCCCGTCCGCGGCGGCCGCGCGCAGCGGCGCCTCGGCCTGGTCCAGGTCGCCGAGGCGCAGCAGCCGCGCGCCCTCGCGCGCGGCCGTGCGGCTGCTCTCGAACCTCGCCATGTCCCCCATAAGGTCCATCGTCGCACCACCTGAAACCTGCGTACACCTGGTATACCGCAGCCAGTGAGTCACTTGAGCGGTTTATCGACTTCCCGATATGGAAACACCCAAACACCGTCGCCGGCGGGGGTTTCCCGGGAGTCGACAGGCAGTATGACGCCCGCCACTGACAACCCAGGTCAGCGCGGACGCCGGGCAACGGCCGAACAGATGCCCAAGGTTGACGTTGCCACACCCCGGACGTGACGAAGGGTCCGGAGCCGCGATGGCCCCGGACCCTTCACCAGTGCGTCACATGTCAGGCGCTGCCGCCCCCGCCGGCGTCCGCGCCGCCGTCGGGAGTGTCTTCGCTTTCCTCACCGTTCTCACTGTTGTCGCCGTTGTCACCGTTGCCGCCGGTGTCGGCGTCACCGCCCGAATCGCCGGTGTCGCCGGAATCACCGCCGCTGTCACCGGCGTCGCTGCCCTGGGCCTCGGCGAGCCGGTCCAGCGCGTCGGCGAGACGCTGCTGGGCCTCCTCCCACGAGTCCTGGGCGTCCTCCAGGGCGTCCTGCGCCTCCTGGATGGCGTCCTCCAGCTCGGTGCCGCCGTCGGCCGGCGGCTCCTCCTCGTCCGGTTCGTCCGGCGCTGGTTCCTCACCCGATTCAGTGACCCCGAAGACGACGTCGAGCGCCTCCGACAGGCTGTCCTCGAACGCGGTCTCCTCGCCGTAGGTGACCAGCACCTTCCGCAGGAGCGGGTAGTTCGTGCTCGCACCGCGGACGTACACCGGTTCGACGTAGAGCAGGCCGCCCTCCAGGGGAACGGTCAGCAGGTTGCCGTACTCGACCTCGGAGTCGCCGCGCTGGAGGATGTTGATCTCCGTGGCGATGTCGGGGTCGGAGTTGAATCTGCTCTGGACCTGTTGCGGACCCCACACCGTCGTGTTCGACGGGAGCGTGAGGATGCGCATCTTCCCGTAGTCGTCGGATCTCGCGTCCGCCTCGACCGCCATGTAGGCGGCCAGGGTGTCGCGGTTGAGCGGGGTGAAGGTCGTCGTCAGCGAGAAGACCTGCTGGTCCTGGTCCGGCATCCGCATGCTCAGGTAGTACGGCGGCACGGACTGGCCCTCGTGCGTCGGGTCGTCCGGCACCTCCCAGCGCTCCGAGCCGCTGTAGAACTGGTCGGCCGTCTCCACGTGGTAGCGCTGCAGCAGGTCGCGCTGCACCTTGAAGAGGTCCTGCGGGTAGCGCAGGTGGTCGAGCAGCTCGTCGCTGATGCTGTCCTTCGGCTCGACGGTGCCGGGGAACGCCTTCATCCACGTGTCGAGGACCGGGTCGTTCTCGTCCCACTCGTAGAGCACGACCTCGCCCGAGTAGGCGTCGACCGTGGCCTTGACCGAGTTGCGGATGTAGTTGACCTGGTTCTCCTGCGCGATGACGTCGCCCTGCGTCTCGGTGAGCGAGGTCTCCGTGACGTCGCCCAGCGTGGTGCGCGAGGCGTACGGATAGCCGTTGGTCGTCGTGTAGGCGTCCACGATCCACTGGATGCGGCCGTCGACGACCGCCGGGTACGGGTCGCCGTCGATCGTCAGCCACGGCGCGACCGCCTCGACGCGCTCCTTCGGCGTGCGGTTGTAGAGGATCCGGGAACCCTCGCCGATCGCACCGGAGTAGAGGATCTGCGGCTCACCCATGGTCAGGGCGTACGCGGCGCGGTTGAGGTAGTTGTCGAGGTTGACGCCGGAGTCGCCCTCGTAGCTGTACTCGACCTCGCCGTCCTCGCCCGCGTAGTCGATCTCCTGCTGCGGGCCGCCGACGATGGAGTACTGCGTCGTGTACTCGCCGTAGTAGATCCGCGGCTCGTAATCGCCGAGGTTGCCTTCCGGCGGCAGGTTCTGCTCGGTGAAGTCGGGCTGGCCGTTGTCCTGGACCGAGGTGCCGCTGGCCGCGACGACGCCGAAGCCGTGCGTGTAGCGGAAGTGCTCGTTGATCCAGTTGCGCTCGGGGATCTGCGTGATGTCCATCTCGCGCAGGCCGACGACCGTGTCCTGCTCACCGTCGGCCGTGTCGTACCGGTCGACGTCCAGCGTCTCGGGGAACTTGTAGTACCCGCGCACCTGCTGGATCTGCTGGAACGCCGGCGAGACCACGCTCGGGTCGAGCTGGCGGATGCTCACCGTGTCGCCCACCGACTCGCGCAGTGTGTCCGCCCCGGCCTCGCTCTGGCCGCTGTAGTCCTCGATGGACGCGTCCGCGATGTCGTACGCGTCCATGGTGGCGTCCATGTGCTTCTGGATGTACGGCGTCTCCTTGGCCTGCTCGTTCGGCCGGACCTGGAACTGCTGGACCAGCGCCGGGTACACGCCGCCGATGAGCACGGCCGACAGCACCATCAGGCCGAGGCCGATGACCGGGAGCTGCCAGCCGCGCCGCCACAGCGCCGCGAAGAACAGCAGCGCGCAGATCGCCGCGATGATGGTGAGGATCGTCTTGGCCGGCAGGTACGCGTTCGCGTCGACGTAGCGCAGGCCCGTCCAGCCCTCCGCGTTGCGGAAGTCGCCGCCCTTGAGGGCGAGTCCGTACCGGTCGAACCAGTACGCCACCGCCTTGAGCGCGACGAACAGGCCGAGCAGCACCGACAGGTGCTTCGTGGCCGCGGGGGTGACGCGGCTGCCCGGCGTCGTGAGGCGCACACCGCCGTACAGGTAGTGCGTGAGCGCGGCGGCGATCGTGGACAGCACCACGACCGCGAAGCCGAAGCCGATGAGGAAGCGGTAGAAGGGGTAGTCGAACGCGAAGAACGACACGTCCCGGTGGAACTGCGGGTCCTCCTGCCCGAACGACGTGCCGTTCACCCACTGGAGCCACGTGCGCCACTGGCCGGACGCCGAACCGCCCGCGATCAGGCCGATCACCAGCGCCACCGCGAGCACGACCCACCGCTTGTACGGCGCGATGCTCATGCGGTAGCGGTCGAGGTTCTGCTGCTCCATGGACATGGCGCTCAGCGGCGGCCGCAGCCGGTGCGCCAGCCAGATGTTGAACCCGACGGCGAGCGCCATCACCAGCCCGAAGACGGCGAACATGACGACCCGTGTGAGCATCTGGGTCCGGTAGACGCTGGTGTAGTCCACCGAGCGGTACCAGAGCCAGTCGGTCCAGAACTGTGCGAACATGGCGAACGCGATGGCCAGTCCGGCCAGGATCGCCGCCGTGATGAGCAGGGTCTTCGCGCCCCTGGAGGGACGCCCGACGCTGAACCGGGGTCCGCCCGGTCCGCCGGGACCTCTGGGACCTCGGGGTCCGTTCGGGCCGTTGGAGCCACGGCCCGACCCCCGGTCCGGCATCTGGAAAGCCAAGGTGCGCACCTCAAAGATTCGCAGTGGTTGAAGCCGGGCCGACCGGTCAGCGGCCCACCCGACTAACTTACTCAAGCTTTACTCGGTTCCCGTTTTCGGGGTATGAGACGGCACGATATGCCCATGGACAACACCGCCCCCGGAGAAACCGGATCTCTTCCCCCCACTGCCGACCCATTGACCAGGGCCGTTCTCGAGATCGACGACTACGCGGCGGGGCTCGGCTGGGACCGGCCCGCGCTGCTGTTCGCCCTCGTGGACACGGCCAGGCTCCGCGCCGAGGAACCGGGGCTCGCCGACCGTCTCGACGTCGCCGACGACCCGGGCGCCACGGAGCTGACCCCGGTCGAGCAGGACGAACTGCCGCCGGACGTGCCCCTGGACGAGTTCCTCGCGACGATCGCCTGGCCGGACGCCGTGACCGGCTGCGCGCTCACCCTGGAGCGCCTGATGCTGCCGCCGTCCGCCGAGGCCGCCCTCCCCGAGGGGCTGTCCGAGGACGAGCTGACGCGGTGGGTCGCCGAGCACCCGGAGCGGCGCGAGGTCAGGATGACGGTGGCCGTCACCCGGGACGGGCGCCGCGAATCGGCGCTGCGGCTGCGGGAGAAGGACACCCCCACGGAGGTGCTGACGGGCGCCGGGCTCGTGCCGAACCTCGCGGAGGCCCTGGCCGCCACTTTCTCGGACGACTGACGCGCCGGCCGGCCGACGGCCGCGGCGGGGGCGCGGCGGTCAGCCGGCCGAGCAGAGCGGGAGGTCGCCGGCGCGGTCGCCGCGGATGTCCGCGAGGGCGTCGAGG
Proteins encoded:
- a CDS encoding tetratricopeptide repeat protein — protein: MGDMARFESSRTAAREGARLLRLGDLDQAEAPLRAAAADGERSAANNLGVLLHQSGRGDEAAEWWRIAAVAGSAPAAHALGRRHRESGDEAAAEYWLRQAAESGHASGAYALADLLDHRGAPEARAWFRAAAERGHREGAYRYAVLLAERDGAEAEPWFRQAAARGHRRAALRLGGLLEERGEVGEAQRWYLEAAEAGEARAASALGFLLRDAGDEVGAERWWWCAARDGDGPAANALGALHAERGERQEAHRWYRAALDAGDMNGAFNLALLCAGQGRTEQAEQWYRRAAYAGHREAANALAVLLLQRGDADGAEPWFSKAAEAGSIDAAFNLGILHAGRGDTERARHWYEQAAHDGHAEAALQVAVELLRSGDDADSARAETYLRQAAEGDSVEGAFRLAVLLERRGDAESEDWYRRAAEHGHRRAQVKLGMCAAARDEVDEAARWYRAAAEAGSRNGAFNLGLLLAREGSEPEAALWWRRAAEAGHGRAALRLALMASRRGDLAEGGSWCTRAMELGPDEVSRRAARLRDALRQELTA
- a CDS encoding UPF0182 family protein; the encoded protein is MPDRGSGRGSNGPNGPRGPRGPGGPGGPRFSVGRPSRGAKTLLITAAILAGLAIAFAMFAQFWTDWLWYRSVDYTSVYRTQMLTRVVMFAVFGLVMALAVGFNIWLAHRLRPPLSAMSMEQQNLDRYRMSIAPYKRWVVLAVALVIGLIAGGSASGQWRTWLQWVNGTSFGQEDPQFHRDVSFFAFDYPFYRFLIGFGFAVVVLSTIAAALTHYLYGGVRLTTPGSRVTPAATKHLSVLLGLFVALKAVAYWFDRYGLALKGGDFRNAEGWTGLRYVDANAYLPAKTILTIIAAICALLFFAALWRRGWQLPVIGLGLMVLSAVLIGGVYPALVQQFQVRPNEQAKETPYIQKHMDATMDAYDIADASIEDYSGQSEAGADTLRESVGDTVSIRQLDPSVVSPAFQQIQQVRGYYKFPETLDVDRYDTADGEQDTVVGLREMDITQIPERNWINEHFRYTHGFGVVAASGTSVQDNGQPDFTEQNLPPEGNLGDYEPRIYYGEYTTQYSIVGGPQQEIDYAGEDGEVEYSYEGDSGVNLDNYLNRAAYALTMGEPQILYSGAIGEGSRILYNRTPKERVEAVAPWLTIDGDPYPAVVDGRIQWIVDAYTTTNGYPYASRTTLGDVTETSLTETQGDVIAQENQVNYIRNSVKATVDAYSGEVVLYEWDENDPVLDTWMKAFPGTVEPKDSISDELLDHLRYPQDLFKVQRDLLQRYHVETADQFYSGSERWEVPDDPTHEGQSVPPYYLSMRMPDQDQQVFSLTTTFTPLNRDTLAAYMAVEADARSDDYGKMRILTLPSNTTVWGPQQVQSRFNSDPDIATEINILQRGDSEVEYGNLLTVPLEGGLLYVEPVYVRGASTNYPLLRKVLVTYGEETAFEDSLSEALDVVFGVTESGEEPAPDEPDEEEPPADGGTELEDAIQEAQDALEDAQDSWEEAQQRLADALDRLAEAQGSDAGDSGGDSGDTGDSGGDADTGGNGDNGDNSENGEESEDTPDGGADAGGGGSA
- a CDS encoding PPA1309 family protein, translating into MPMDNTAPGETGSLPPTADPLTRAVLEIDDYAAGLGWDRPALLFALVDTARLRAEEPGLADRLDVADDPGATELTPVEQDELPPDVPLDEFLATIAWPDAVTGCALTLERLMLPPSAEAALPEGLSEDELTRWVAEHPERREVRMTVAVTRDGRRESALRLREKDTPTEVLTGAGLVPNLAEALAATFSDD